Proteins from a genomic interval of Schaalia odontolytica:
- a CDS encoding CAP domain-containing protein, giving the protein MSFQLTRTHTSVVLAATTIAASLVVIPSLAEGTGSSDDSFCSALVGAQGRISDEYNPVLARYAAAAEGKAASFAADPAREAQLRRALSDAQAALESAKAGANQPNPSVGDAPAREAAPERGLDWVDWSKVDDATQVRIIEALIVQKMNVYRANAGLPELVVSDTVTLDARAWSQHMSDTDDFNHDPDYKFLGVGKLDGGDTTYAGENIAYNHRENFGDKWGAYGTSKNPMQAADALFEQWKNSPGHDKNMLAQNNVVGVGVHIAKHGQYTRIYGTQKFYGLSGGTPNAARFHTTGDVAGAYGFDSGAFRANNTNYVSGLAGSGEEQRANSWQNKVGALPGSVLPVALTDMPAKAGSEGAGAATPAPEGSAASVDASRALADAQAAVDRAQAELDAYLATSAGEQTSANLADIDAQLDRVADAIASATTVHPEKDGGVTVRGDGHAGRYLTANEYRDALTSCTTITVSPKSSAPASPSEGSGVAADPSVGQPAPAPSASADPGAPAASSPSEPAAPSVPSAAGDGGNTASAPGSSNGSEPVHARTSISSSASPAAVGSSDAPSASEARKPSQARAHVIAATGSSALWVGVGAVAVLVAGAGAVVASRRAKR; this is encoded by the coding sequence ATGTCGTTCCAGCTCACTCGCACGCACACGTCGGTTGTCTTGGCGGCCACCACGATCGCTGCGTCTCTCGTCGTCATTCCCTCCCTGGCTGAGGGAACCGGTTCCTCCGACGATTCCTTCTGCTCCGCCCTGGTCGGCGCCCAGGGGCGCATCAGCGACGAATACAATCCCGTGCTGGCGCGCTATGCTGCGGCGGCCGAGGGGAAGGCGGCGTCCTTTGCGGCCGATCCCGCCCGAGAGGCCCAGCTGCGACGTGCGCTGTCGGACGCGCAGGCGGCCCTCGAGTCCGCCAAGGCGGGTGCGAACCAGCCCAATCCCTCGGTCGGGGATGCTCCCGCTCGTGAGGCCGCGCCTGAGCGGGGCCTCGACTGGGTCGACTGGTCGAAGGTGGATGATGCGACGCAGGTGCGCATCATCGAGGCGCTCATCGTGCAGAAGATGAACGTCTATCGCGCCAACGCTGGGCTCCCCGAGCTGGTTGTCTCCGATACGGTGACTCTCGATGCTCGCGCCTGGAGCCAGCACATGTCCGATACCGACGACTTCAACCACGATCCGGACTACAAGTTCCTGGGTGTCGGCAAGCTCGACGGGGGAGACACCACCTACGCCGGTGAGAACATCGCCTACAACCACCGTGAGAACTTCGGCGACAAGTGGGGCGCGTACGGTACCTCGAAGAATCCGATGCAGGCCGCGGATGCGCTTTTCGAGCAGTGGAAGAACTCTCCGGGTCACGACAAGAACATGCTCGCTCAGAACAACGTCGTGGGCGTTGGAGTTCACATTGCCAAGCACGGTCAGTACACCCGTATCTACGGCACCCAGAAGTTCTACGGTCTCAGTGGAGGGACGCCCAACGCGGCGCGCTTCCATACGACCGGTGACGTGGCAGGCGCCTACGGTTTCGACAGCGGCGCCTTCCGGGCCAACAACACCAACTACGTGTCCGGGCTCGCCGGTTCGGGCGAGGAGCAGCGCGCCAACTCGTGGCAGAACAAGGTCGGCGCGCTACCGGGCAGCGTGCTTCCCGTGGCCCTGACTGACATGCCTGCCAAGGCGGGATCTGAGGGGGCAGGGGCTGCGACGCCAGCCCCTGAGGGGAGCGCGGCCTCGGTCGATGCCTCCCGTGCCCTCGCTGACGCTCAGGCCGCAGTAGATCGCGCACAGGCCGAACTGGACGCCTACCTGGCCACCTCCGCGGGCGAGCAAACGTCGGCGAACCTTGCCGACATCGATGCGCAGCTCGATCGCGTTGCGGACGCCATTGCCTCGGCCACCACGGTCCATCCCGAAAAAGACGGTGGCGTGACCGTGCGTGGCGACGGGCATGCGGGTCGCTACCTGACGGCAAACGAGTATCGCGACGCCCTGACGAGCTGCACGACGATCACGGTCAGCCCCAAATCGTCCGCGCCCGCCTCGCCCAGCGAGGGAAGCGGTGTGGCCGCCGATCCCTCGGTGGGACAACCCGCTCCCGCGCCGAGCGCTTCCGCTGATCCTGGCGCGCCGGCTGCTTCTTCCCCTTCCGAGCCCGCCGCCCCGAGCGTTCCCTCCGCTGCCGGGGACGGAGGGAACACTGCGAGCGCGCCAGGCTCTTCGAACGGCTCCGAGCCAGTGCACGCTCGCACGAGCATTTCGTCCTCGGCGAGCCCGGCTGCGGTCGGATCTTCCGATGCGCCGTCGGCCTCCGAGGCGAGGAAACCCTCCCAGGCTCGTGCGCATGTGATTGCTGCGACGGGATCCTCAGCCCTGTGGGTTGGGGTTGGGGCTGTGGCCGTCCTGGTTGCCGGAGCAGGTGCCGTCGTGGCTTCCCGTCGAGCCAAGCGATAA
- the pepN gene encoding aminopeptidase N, which yields MPGLNLTREEATERASIISSVTRYEISLDLTRGDTDFGSFTRIEFDAREGSSTFADLVSNNVHSITLNGNALDPFSAHQDNRIALEDLQEHNVLEVDASCQYMHTGEGLHRFVDPADGQAYTYSQFEVPDARRVYTTFEQPDLKSTFTLTVKAPKGWKVFSNAPTPSPEEEGESWTYRFATTEKMSTYITAIVAGPYEGTTSTLTSSDGRTIDLGVYARASIVDHLDADEILDITRRGFEFFEGAYGIAYPFTKYDQIFVPEYNAGAMENAGCVTFRDAYVFRTRPTEAQMEARANTILHELAHMWFGDLVTMKWWNDLWLNESFAEFMSHLALAEATKYTEGWTGFMVRKDWGLKQDQLPTTHPITAEIRDLADVEVNFDGITYAKGASVLRQLVSYVGRDAFFAGLHEYLTKHSYANATLDDLLSELASASGRDLESWSKVWLEEAGVTLVRPVVTAAPDGTIERLEITQEAFSQGASLRPHRLGVAGYSLSDEDTLTRAFREELDVDGASTVVEAAVGLPRPDFILVNDGDLGYAKVRLDADSLAFAIANITKFTDSLTRGVVMAAAWDMTRDGEMKARDYLNLALTSIPVEDNMSLLTLTLRHIDEAVRTFVAPEGREEASEDTGRRLLLLARTAASGSDAQRMLVAAAARNATSSEQLDAIRALYDGTQTLDGLDLDVDLKWSLLVALVRGGAATEEDIAALEASDDTMTGRQNAAAARAARAGEWIKADVWDKVLTDTSIPNDTRWAMISGFWAQARTTPSAYASYVGEYFDSLVGIWETFTFHTAEDLTTLLFPSALAGYLPEVDVVAAGKSWIDEHADASAGLIRIVREHIDVCERQIANQAVDAE from the coding sequence ATGCCAGGCCTGAACCTGACTCGCGAGGAAGCGACCGAGCGAGCCTCGATCATCTCCTCTGTGACCCGCTACGAGATCTCCCTGGACCTCACGCGCGGAGACACCGACTTCGGTTCATTCACCCGCATCGAGTTCGACGCGCGCGAAGGCTCCTCCACGTTCGCGGACCTGGTGTCCAACAACGTCCACTCCATCACGCTCAACGGCAATGCCCTCGACCCGTTCTCGGCCCACCAGGACAACCGCATTGCGCTTGAGGACCTTCAGGAGCACAACGTCCTCGAGGTCGATGCCTCGTGCCAGTACATGCACACGGGCGAGGGACTCCACCGATTCGTTGACCCGGCTGATGGCCAGGCCTACACCTACTCCCAGTTCGAGGTCCCGGACGCGCGCCGCGTCTACACGACCTTCGAGCAGCCGGACCTGAAGTCCACGTTCACGCTGACCGTTAAGGCACCCAAGGGGTGGAAGGTGTTCTCCAACGCCCCCACGCCCTCCCCTGAGGAGGAGGGCGAGAGCTGGACGTACCGCTTCGCGACCACGGAGAAGATGTCGACCTACATCACCGCAATCGTTGCGGGACCCTACGAGGGCACCACCTCGACGCTCACGTCCTCCGATGGACGCACCATCGATCTGGGCGTCTACGCGCGCGCGTCCATCGTTGACCATCTTGACGCCGACGAGATCCTGGACATCACCCGTCGCGGCTTTGAGTTCTTCGAAGGCGCCTACGGCATCGCCTACCCCTTCACCAAGTACGACCAGATCTTCGTTCCCGAGTACAACGCCGGTGCGATGGAGAACGCCGGGTGCGTGACCTTCCGCGACGCCTACGTGTTCCGTACGCGCCCGACGGAGGCACAGATGGAGGCGCGCGCCAACACGATTCTTCACGAGCTGGCGCACATGTGGTTCGGCGACCTGGTCACCATGAAGTGGTGGAACGACCTGTGGCTCAACGAGTCTTTCGCCGAGTTCATGAGCCACCTGGCGCTGGCCGAGGCCACCAAGTACACCGAGGGCTGGACCGGGTTCATGGTCCGCAAGGACTGGGGCCTCAAGCAGGACCAGCTGCCCACTACTCACCCGATCACCGCCGAGATCCGTGACCTGGCCGACGTTGAGGTGAACTTCGATGGCATCACCTACGCCAAGGGAGCCTCGGTGTTGCGCCAGCTCGTCTCCTACGTGGGACGCGACGCGTTCTTCGCCGGCCTGCACGAGTATCTCACCAAGCACTCCTACGCCAATGCCACCCTGGATGACCTCCTCTCCGAGCTGGCGTCCGCATCGGGTCGCGACCTGGAGTCCTGGTCGAAGGTGTGGCTCGAGGAAGCGGGCGTCACGCTTGTGCGCCCCGTGGTCACCGCGGCGCCAGACGGAACGATCGAGCGCCTGGAGATCACGCAGGAGGCGTTCTCGCAGGGAGCGTCTCTGCGCCCCCATCGCCTTGGCGTGGCCGGCTATAGCCTGTCCGACGAGGACACGCTCACTCGAGCTTTCCGCGAAGAGCTCGACGTTGACGGCGCGTCGACGGTTGTCGAGGCCGCGGTCGGCCTGCCTCGCCCTGATTTCATCCTCGTCAACGACGGTGATTTGGGTTACGCGAAGGTCCGCTTGGACGCCGATTCCCTGGCTTTTGCGATCGCGAACATCACGAAGTTCACGGATTCACTCACGCGCGGGGTCGTCATGGCCGCCGCCTGGGACATGACCCGCGACGGCGAAATGAAGGCCCGCGACTACCTCAACCTGGCGCTGACCTCGATCCCCGTCGAGGACAACATGAGCCTGCTGACGCTGACTCTGCGCCACATTGACGAGGCGGTGCGCACCTTCGTCGCCCCGGAGGGCCGCGAGGAGGCCTCGGAGGACACCGGCCGTCGCCTGCTTCTCCTGGCCCGCACCGCAGCTTCGGGCTCGGACGCCCAGCGCATGCTCGTCGCCGCTGCCGCGCGCAACGCAACCAGCAGCGAGCAGCTCGATGCCATCCGAGCACTCTACGACGGCACCCAGACGCTGGACGGTCTCGACCTGGACGTTGACCTCAAGTGGAGCCTGCTCGTCGCGCTCGTGCGCGGCGGCGCCGCCACCGAGGAGGACATTGCCGCACTCGAGGCCAGTGACGACACGATGACCGGTCGTCAGAACGCGGCCGCCGCACGCGCGGCGCGCGCCGGGGAGTGGATCAAGGCAGACGTGTGGGACAAGGTCCTGACCGATACCTCGATTCCCAATGACACCCGCTGGGCGATGATTTCGGGCTTCTGGGCGCAGGCTCGCACGACTCCGTCCGCGTACGCTTCCTACGTGGGCGAGTACTTCGACTCGCTTGTCGGCATCTGGGAGACCTTCACCTTCCACACGGCCGAGGATCTCACGACGCTGCTCTTCCCGAGCGCCCTTGCGGGCTACCTGCCCGAGGTTGACGTGGTCGCCGCCGGCAAGTCGTGGATCGACGAGCACGCGGACGCGTCGGCGGGGCTGATCCGCATCGTGCGCGAGCACATTGACGTGTGCGAGCGCCAGATCGCCAACCAGGCGGTGGACGCCGAGTAG
- a CDS encoding N-acetylmuramoyl-L-alanine amidase family protein produces the protein MRPTNARKFMIAALSAAAIVAGSVVPAYAVGEPTEGAAADNGAVAAEETPVADGAAEEGPAADGAATEDPADEGDDSDAPAASWKQDSVGWWFDLGDGTYAMNEQVEIDDKIYRFDSRGYMVTGWYNQEGSWEYYGTSGDQAFGWHLIGGTWYFMDPDLGTMQTGWLEIDGSWYYMNDSGAMVTGWNAIHGSWYYMNDSGAMVTGWNMIRGSWYYMNDNGAMLDGWVKDGEHWYYMDASGAMVTGTRWINGERHWFYGNGVWWGLYQ, from the coding sequence ATGCGTCCCACTAATGCACGCAAGTTTATGATTGCGGCCCTGAGTGCTGCTGCCATTGTCGCCGGATCTGTCGTTCCCGCCTACGCGGTCGGCGAGCCCACCGAGGGTGCTGCCGCCGATAACGGTGCGGTCGCTGCCGAAGAGACGCCCGTCGCCGACGGTGCCGCCGAGGAAGGCCCGGCCGCCGACGGTGCCGCCACCGAAGATCCCGCTGACGAGGGTGACGACTCCGATGCTCCCGCCGCCTCCTGGAAGCAGGATTCCGTCGGCTGGTGGTTCGACCTCGGTGACGGCACGTACGCTATGAACGAGCAGGTCGAGATTGATGACAAGATCTACCGCTTCGACAGCCGCGGATACATGGTCACCGGCTGGTACAACCAGGAAGGCTCCTGGGAGTATTACGGTACCTCGGGGGATCAGGCCTTCGGCTGGCACCTGATCGGTGGAACCTGGTACTTCATGGATCCCGATCTGGGAACGATGCAGACCGGGTGGCTCGAAATTGATGGCTCCTGGTACTACATGAACGACTCCGGTGCCATGGTTACCGGCTGGAACGCGATCCACGGCTCCTGGTACTACATGAACGACTCCGGCGCCATGGTCACCGGCTGGAACATGATTCGCGGCTCCTGGTACTACATGAACGACAATGGTGCGATGCTGGACGGATGGGTCAAGGACGGCGAGCACTGGTACTACATGGACGCCTCCGGCGCCATGGTCACCGGCACCCGCTGGATCAACGGCGAACGCCACTGGTTCTACGGCAACGGTGTCTGGTGGGGCCTCTACCAGTGA
- the rsfS gene encoding ribosome silencing factor: MTLPDATSQLASLASRAADDRGGLNPVLVDVTSKLALADAFVVVSAPTQRQVRAIAEDIMDRVWEDYGRRPTHIEGRAEGTWVLLDYSELLVHVLLEEEREFYAIERLWGDCPAVPIGVDTDEARAAAAKRAAAHGVEESV; this comes from the coding sequence GTGACTCTTCCCGACGCCACCTCGCAGTTGGCTTCCCTCGCCTCGCGCGCCGCGGATGATCGCGGCGGTCTGAACCCGGTCCTGGTGGATGTGACGAGCAAGCTGGCGCTGGCGGATGCGTTTGTCGTTGTCTCCGCTCCGACGCAGCGTCAGGTGCGGGCAATCGCCGAGGACATCATGGACCGCGTGTGGGAAGACTACGGACGGCGCCCCACCCACATTGAGGGCCGCGCGGAGGGAACGTGGGTGCTCCTGGACTACTCGGAGCTCCTCGTGCACGTTCTGCTGGAGGAGGAACGAGAGTTCTACGCGATCGAACGCCTGTGGGGGGATTGCCCCGCAGTGCCGATTGGCGTCGACACGGACGAGGCGCGGGCGGCAGCCGCCAAGCGTGCCGCCGCGCACGGTGTTGAGGAGTCGGTGTGA
- the nadD gene encoding nicotinate-nucleotide adenylyltransferase, with protein MTAQASDQAATGRSEQIEKTTEATAGATAAPASPQNPPRALRRRRAIGIMGGTFDPIHHGHLVAASEVMDVYGLDQVVFVPAAVQPFKASRRVTSAEHRYLMTVIATASNPRFAVSRVDIDRGGTTYTIDTLADLAQEYPDSDFYFITGADALAQIAQWKDADKLFEQAHFIGVTRPGHNLSDPGLPRESVSLLEVPAMAISSTDCRSRVEDGKPVWYLVPDGVVQYINKYGLYRS; from the coding sequence GTGACGGCACAGGCCAGCGACCAGGCCGCGACCGGGCGGTCCGAGCAGATCGAGAAGACCACGGAGGCAACTGCTGGGGCGACTGCGGCGCCGGCCTCGCCCCAGAATCCGCCGCGCGCGCTGCGCAGGCGGCGAGCGATTGGGATCATGGGCGGAACCTTCGACCCGATTCACCACGGGCACCTCGTTGCCGCCTCGGAGGTCATGGACGTCTACGGTCTCGATCAGGTGGTCTTCGTTCCGGCCGCTGTGCAGCCCTTCAAGGCGAGCCGACGTGTGACGTCGGCGGAGCACCGCTACCTGATGACGGTGATTGCCACGGCCTCCAATCCGCGCTTTGCCGTCTCGCGCGTGGATATCGACCGCGGGGGGACGACCTACACGATTGATACCCTGGCCGATCTAGCGCAGGAGTATCCGGACTCGGACTTCTATTTCATCACCGGCGCGGACGCGCTGGCGCAGATCGCGCAGTGGAAGGACGCTGATAAGCTCTTCGAGCAGGCTCACTTCATCGGCGTGACCCGTCCCGGTCACAACCTCTCCGATCCGGGGCTTCCGCGCGAGTCCGTGTCCCTGCTGGAGGTGCCCGCGATGGCGATCTCTTCCACCGACTGTCGCTCTCGCGTCGAGGACGGCAAGCCCGTGTGGTATTTGGTCCCCGACGGAGTCGTCCAATACATCAACAAGTACGGCCTGTACCGGTCCTGA
- a CDS encoding histidine phosphatase family protein, protein MSASRIVLLRHGQTDFNLQRRFQGRIDMPLNEAGRGQAAGAAGVLVSRLCEPSAEVGMFASAPRRSYDDGGVRLVSSPLGRALDTARIVARVFEIAGYPCDGPRIDERLTERFYGRFEGKTYEEIDAQEPQASRQYRVSGESEEAQVERSEVVGARVREAVLEAAGDCGGDQSLIVVSHGAAIARGIVSLLGLDPAVFNGLRGVDNCHWSELVPVGESSVKSAARCGWRLASHNIGSREDILGA, encoded by the coding sequence GTGAGCGCCTCGAGGATCGTCCTGCTGCGCCACGGCCAGACTGACTTCAACCTGCAGCGGCGTTTTCAGGGGCGTATTGACATGCCCTTGAACGAGGCCGGGCGAGGACAGGCTGCCGGTGCCGCTGGCGTCCTCGTGAGTCGCCTGTGCGAGCCCAGCGCCGAGGTGGGCATGTTCGCTTCCGCGCCGCGTCGCTCCTACGACGATGGGGGAGTGCGCCTGGTGAGCTCGCCGCTGGGCAGGGCTCTCGACACGGCGAGGATCGTTGCTCGTGTCTTTGAGATCGCGGGCTATCCGTGCGATGGTCCCCGCATCGATGAGCGGCTCACCGAGCGCTTCTACGGGCGTTTCGAGGGCAAGACATACGAGGAGATTGACGCGCAAGAGCCGCAGGCATCGCGGCAATATCGGGTGAGCGGAGAGAGCGAGGAGGCCCAGGTGGAGCGTTCCGAGGTCGTGGGGGCTCGCGTGCGCGAAGCGGTCCTGGAGGCTGCGGGCGATTGCGGCGGGGATCAGTCGTTGATCGTGGTCTCTCACGGCGCGGCAATTGCCCGGGGGATCGTGTCTCTGCTGGGCTTGGATCCGGCGGTCTTCAACGGGTTGCGCGGGGTGGATAACTGCCACTGGTCGGAGCTTGTTCCCGTGGGAGAGTCGAGTGTCAAGAGTGCTGCTCGTTGCGGATGGCGGCTCGCCTCGCACAACATCGGATCTCGGGAGGACATCTTGGGCGCGTAG
- a CDS encoding glutamate-5-semialdehyde dehydrogenase, translating into MDTPADISQVTDAARAAARVLANAPTQLKNRGLEAIAAALIERADQILAANAEDLARGRAEQMSDGLLDRLALNTDRLRSIAEAVREIVALPDPIGQVVRGGRTEIGLRVTQERVPLGVVGIIYEARPNVTIDAAALALKAGNAVILRGGSAAQASNRVLIDVCRDALSSVGLPPDAISTVDPWGRGGARAMMRARGAIDALIPRGGAGLINAVVEESRVPVIETGTGNCHVYVDASADLEAAEAIIMNAKTQRVGVCNAAETLLVHADVAPRFLVAAVTRLTTAGVTIHADDATRAIIAGNPSIDADMIVEATEADWETEYLSMDLAVGVVASVDEAVEHIRRYSSGHTEGIVASDVRTIAAFRSGVDAAAIAINASTRFTDGGQLGLGAEVGISTQKLHARGPMGLGELTTTTWVYEGDGTIRP; encoded by the coding sequence GTGGATACTCCTGCTGATATTTCCCAGGTGACCGATGCCGCACGCGCGGCGGCTCGCGTTCTCGCCAATGCTCCGACACAGCTGAAGAATCGGGGTCTGGAGGCTATTGCGGCGGCGCTGATTGAACGCGCCGACCAGATTCTGGCGGCTAATGCCGAGGACCTGGCGCGTGGCCGCGCCGAGCAGATGAGCGACGGCCTGCTTGACCGCCTCGCGCTGAATACGGATCGTCTCCGGTCGATCGCCGAGGCTGTCCGCGAGATCGTTGCCCTTCCGGACCCAATCGGTCAGGTCGTTCGAGGAGGGCGAACCGAGATCGGCCTGCGGGTCACGCAGGAGCGCGTCCCGCTCGGGGTTGTCGGTATCATCTACGAGGCTCGCCCCAACGTCACCATTGATGCCGCTGCCCTTGCCCTGAAGGCAGGCAACGCCGTGATCCTGCGAGGGGGAAGCGCTGCGCAGGCATCGAATCGCGTCCTCATTGACGTGTGCCGGGACGCCCTGTCCTCCGTTGGCCTGCCCCCGGACGCGATCTCCACGGTGGACCCGTGGGGAAGAGGCGGGGCACGGGCCATGATGCGTGCACGAGGCGCTATCGACGCCCTCATTCCCCGAGGTGGAGCGGGCCTCATCAATGCGGTGGTCGAGGAGTCTCGAGTGCCCGTCATCGAAACAGGGACCGGTAACTGCCACGTGTACGTGGATGCGTCGGCCGACTTGGAGGCGGCCGAGGCGATCATCATGAACGCGAAGACGCAGCGGGTGGGCGTGTGTAATGCCGCCGAGACGCTGCTCGTCCACGCCGACGTGGCTCCCCGATTCCTCGTTGCGGCGGTGACCAGGCTGACGACCGCCGGCGTGACGATCCACGCGGATGACGCCACCCGCGCCATCATCGCTGGAAACCCCTCCATTGATGCCGACATGATTGTCGAAGCGACCGAGGCCGACTGGGAGACCGAGTACCTCTCGATGGATCTTGCCGTGGGCGTCGTTGCGAGCGTCGATGAGGCGGTTGAACATATTCGCCGGTACTCCTCCGGACACACGGAGGGGATCGTCGCCAGCGATGTGCGCACCATCGCGGCGTTCCGGTCGGGCGTTGATGCTGCCGCAATCGCGATTAACGCCTCTACTCGCTTCACGGACGGAGGCCAACTCGGCCTCGGCGCCGAGGTGGGGATCTCGACGCAGAAGCTTCACGCGCGCGGACCGATGGGGCTCGGTGAACTCACGACAACCACGTGGGTCTACGAGGGCGATGGAACGATCCGACCGTGA
- the proB gene encoding glutamate 5-kinase, translated as MNGIRAASRIVVKIGSSSLTRPDGGLDLNRIDAVARLVSRWRGRDREVLIVSSGAVAAGLDPLGFSSKPKDLPSVQAAAAMGQGLLMARWTAAFHAHHLDAAQVLLTTEDVMRRDHYTNARAALVRLLGLGVVPILNENDAVTTRELRFGDNDRVAALIAQMVQADALVLLTDVDGLYTAPPDHPGSKLIERVSGPDDLMSVLVTGAGSRVGTGGMATKVQAAMLATASGIGVQLACADDLEAVLSGERVGTWFEPSRQRPASRRLWIAHAAPSRGELIVDEGAARAITERKKSLLVAGVRKVLGHFDAGDVVDVASPTGLIARGVCGYDSDTLAQIAGASINELRLAGHEHPRPAIHRDDLAVLGDAFGTVAPD; from the coding sequence ATGAACGGTATCCGGGCGGCGTCCCGCATCGTCGTCAAGATCGGTTCGTCTTCCCTGACGCGACCCGACGGCGGGCTGGATCTCAACCGCATTGATGCCGTCGCCAGGCTCGTGTCACGCTGGCGTGGCAGGGACCGCGAGGTTCTCATCGTCTCCTCGGGAGCGGTTGCTGCGGGCCTCGATCCCCTGGGGTTTTCCTCCAAGCCTAAGGACCTTCCCAGCGTTCAGGCTGCTGCCGCGATGGGCCAGGGTCTGCTCATGGCCCGATGGACGGCGGCCTTTCACGCGCATCACCTGGATGCGGCTCAGGTTCTGCTCACGACGGAGGACGTGATGCGCAGGGACCACTACACCAATGCCCGAGCCGCGCTCGTACGGCTGCTCGGCCTCGGCGTCGTTCCGATCCTCAACGAGAATGATGCCGTGACGACTCGGGAGTTGCGCTTTGGCGACAACGACCGGGTGGCGGCGCTCATCGCGCAGATGGTTCAGGCTGATGCGCTCGTCCTCCTGACGGACGTTGACGGCCTCTACACCGCTCCTCCGGATCACCCGGGATCAAAGTTGATTGAACGCGTGAGTGGGCCCGATGATCTGATGAGCGTTCTCGTCACCGGTGCCGGCTCGCGCGTGGGGACCGGAGGTATGGCCACGAAGGTCCAGGCGGCGATGCTGGCCACGGCCAGCGGCATTGGCGTGCAGCTGGCGTGTGCGGACGATCTGGAGGCAGTCCTGTCGGGCGAACGCGTGGGAACATGGTTTGAACCCTCGCGGCAGCGTCCGGCGTCGCGGCGCCTGTGGATCGCTCACGCCGCCCCCTCACGCGGGGAGCTCATCGTTGACGAGGGCGCGGCCAGGGCGATCACGGAGCGCAAGAAGTCGCTCCTGGTCGCGGGCGTACGAAAGGTGCTCGGCCACTTTGATGCTGGTGATGTCGTCGACGTCGCCTCGCCGACCGGATTGATCGCACGCGGCGTCTGCGGCTACGACTCCGATACGCTTGCCCAGATCGCCGGAGCGAGCATCAACGAGTTGCGGCTGGCGGGCCATGAGCATCCCAGGCCCGCTATTCACCGGGATGATCTGGCCGTGTTGGGCGACGCATTTGGAACCGTCGCACCAGACTGA